The genomic segment TTCAGTTCTGTCCGCACAGAACAATCGTGTGTGGTGTCGTTTCTGTACTACGATGTAGGTTATTCCTGGCTGGTAATCTTTCTCCAGACTGATGCAGGCCTCTCTAATTGCTAGCAGCTCATAATACAACACCTACAGTACAGAAACAATAGATTAATTTACTCTTACATTGTACTCTGCACATTGTGTCTAGTAAATAGCACTCTCTACTTAACACTTGTTTCATGTGTGTTATGCAATATTAGTAATTTGTAGGAAGTCTATACTCATCTATGGCTCTAAATGATCAGCTTCTCAACCAGGAATCACATTTTTCATCCATTTGATATAATATATCATTACTTTCCTCAGCCCACAATCTGAAGAACTCCAAGCAGTTTCCACCTAATGGGATTCCCTAGTTGCGATTTCACACTTCCATAAGAAGTGTAGCCAATACACTATGGTGCTACATCTTAACTCAgatgcaagtgtgaaaaatggaaCTATAACATTTCTCAATTCAAATCTTGCCACAGTAAAAAATTCAAGTGTAACGAACCTGTCGAAACTGTCCTTCAGAAACTCCATCCCTGTAGAAGATGATACGTGTGGGTTTGAATCGCGTTGACTTGTAGAACTGGATGAGAAGTTCTCTTACCATGGAGGCCAAATCTTGGATAATCTCCTGCCGAGGCCTTTGAACTCTCACTGTGGCACAATACCTGCTTGGATGAGCATCCATACTACCTACAACCTATGGGGGGGAAATGAGAATGTAAAAGATCCATGTGGAATTGATACAAAGTATTTTACCAGGGAAAAGGGAAGAGGTTTTAAATTTAAAGGTTTATTTTAAGAAGAGAATAGAGAATAATCAGATCATTTAAGCATAAGGCACAGAACTTATTGTAAGATGTGGGTTTAGAAATCTTAAATCTCTTACAGGAAAGTGTTTGAAACTTCCCTTTTACCAGCCCTCCACAAAAACCCCTATTTTATATCTGCCTTGGAATTATTCTTCCTCTTTCGTTGGCAGTGCAATATTTCCTCTTCTACCCCCACTTTAGTAATTCAAGCAAAAACTCCTCCTGGTTCATTGCCTCTTCATTAGGAACTCTGAATATTCCCCCTTCCATTCTGGGAAATATAGCAGATAATGTAGCAAAGAGCAGCATGAGTACCCAAGTGTCTAAAGATCTCACCTTACAGCCCGCTTGTCCTTCCCAGGCTGAAAAGGAGAAAATTATTGAAGATCTTCCTGCCAACACCAGTCTCTTAAAGTCATCTTTGTTTAAATATAAACACAGCAGCATTTTGTTAGTTTAACTATTAGAGGTGCATGGTTTCTTTCGGAATTTAGAGCACTTACAATTCAGTTATGTTCTCTCAAAGAACTATTATTTAGTAGCACCACTGACGTAACGTCATCTTCACTAAGTATATTAGAACACTAAAAAGCATTAATCAGAAATTTTAAGCAGtacttttgttttcaagaagctgtctGATTTCTGTATGCAGAGAACTGGAATATGCAGGGGAAAATGAAAGCCACATCAAAAGTCAATGAATTAATTTATGACGTTTCAGTCCTCTCATAAATGTAGCTGCATTTTCTATTCTCTCCTTTTCATAACATATGAAAACAACTAAGCCAATTTCATAGGACTTacagcagcaatggaaggcttCTTTCCATCCCCAGCAGGCGGATGAGTGACATCTGCTCCCAAGAAGATCACTGGTTGTTGAAACACAgaaggtctttaaaaaaaaaaaaaaaaaagcgacaAGTCAACCTAGCACCAACCATTCACCTACAATTACACTTCTCAATCCTGAATTTTGTTTCTTAACTTGAGTGTGGGTAGGGAAGAAGACGACATTTCTATCAGACATTCAGAAGACCATGTTTAGCCAACGCAATCAGTGTCAGGCATATTGTTGTGAACTTTTCCTTAACACTCTAATAGTCATTCCAAAATACATCACTGTTTACTGCTAATACAATGCTATTACAGAAATTAGTTTAAAAACCATGACCCAGCATTAAAAATAATTCCCTACAAAGACATATCATGATTGTTATCAATCACGCTGATTAGGGTAGTACCTAGAGAACAATCAAGAAtggagctccattgtgctaggcactgtacaatgtGCACAGTACAATGGCAAAAAACGTAGTTAGAGTACACACACTGTTCTGGGTGATGTGGCATGAGTAGCAAGGAGGTATGTTAAAGCTTGCAATCCATTCTCATGGACTAGAGAATGGATTAGATGCTTCATGTGTCACTTCGGCTACCGATATCTGGGCACAGAGCTTTCAGAAACAGTCTCCAGAGAGAACTTGCAAGAGGTTATTCTGGGCCACCACATTACCTTCTACATACTCCACTTTTTCCAAGAATAAATCTGTTCCAGTGACACTTGGAGCTAAGATGGCCAAATGCCCAGTCTCCAGTGTGGTCTCTGCTCTCAATGGACTATTTGTTCTAAGACAGTGGAAATGCATATAGACTAGACTAGTAGTACAATGACCCTGGCCAGTGAGCCATTATTAGGGTAAGCTTCTAATCAGTGAGATCTATTAGAACAAAGGCCTCATAAGCAAGGTAGTAGAAGCCTTGTCacttgaaacatttaaaatggaCTGGGACAAAGCATTTGAATACAGCATACAGAACCATCATACACTAGCAGGAGGATGATCTAGAGGACTTATGCAACAGCAGAGGTGAAAGACCCATAGTACATGATCTACCACTGTTAACAGCAcacaggacagcagaatttgtcAGTTGGCTGAGCACTGTGATCTTCTCTGAAGAATGCTGTGGTATCCTACACTTCTACCCAGACAGCCTCTACAGATGGAATCTTAACTTAATACTTCCATTCAAAGACAATACCTCTAGAACGCCAGGATCTCCTCTCATTCATTTCTCAAGTACTGGGTAGTGGCCCAACATCTCAAAGGGGGATTTGATTTACAACCTTCTGATTCAGAGACTAAACAGCCTTTTTGACACCTATTGGGGAGAGCTTCAATATGACCCAAGTCTCCACTTACCAGATCAGGTAGGAAGTATCCTGGAGGTCACTGCTGAACCAGGATGTGCTGTGAGATGCAATGTTGCAATGCCAAGAGCAGCATCTTTGATTCACAAATAACATACCATTTTGCACTTAACCCCCTTTCCAAAGGGTAATTTTGGATGTTAAATATCAAACTGAAAATAGACACAAGAATAAATCCCAAAGTGGCCCCCATTAGAGATTCTTACCGTTGATGAGGTACAAGAATGTTGTTGATTCCTCCTAATTTAACATTAATCTTTAGGCACAGGTTTGAGAGAGTCTGAGGAGATGTTTTTATGACATTCTTGACTTGAACGCACTGCGTGGCCATCCCCAACAGCGTATCTCCCACACGTTTCACCTCCGCTGAGAAGCaagcattaatttaaatttttttaaatgtattaagaTTTTTAAGCCTGTTTGAAATTCAGGCAGAGAACAGAACACAGCCAAAGCCACTATTAGTTATATTTACATTCTGCCCTATCAACCTCCAATTCAAATGCATGCTTTGACCTGTCTCCCAATTCATTTTAGGCTATGATAAAGCATCTGGTTTCGGATGACTAAAGGACAATCATCTAGAATTTagcatcttagggtatgtctacactgccgcgctcgttcggcggctggggatcgaagttccgggtttgatttatcgcgtctggtgtggacgcgataaatcgaaccaggaagcgctcgccgtcgactgcggtactccagctagacgagaggagtaccgcggagtcgacgggggagcctgcctgccgcgtgtggaccgcgtctgaaccgcggtaagttcgaagtaaggtatgtcgaattcagctacgttattcacgtagctgaatttgcgtaccttacttcgacttggggggtaagtgtagaccaagccttacaaGCTGAGGAGCAAGTACACCAGCTAGCACACTTGAACCAAACCATATACCCTCCCCTTATGTTATTCCCTTACCATACACAGGTGTTTTCCCTGGCAGGATGACAATGATGAGCTGGAGTCCTGAATAGGTGTTTTTAAGGTGTCGGAACATCGGCTCCACGCTGTCTGCACCCTGTGCATATTTGCAAAAACATGGCTGGCCTTGGATGGGCATCCCTGCATCCTTCGAAATCTTGCGCAGCTGATCTGTAAAACCCCTAGTGAAACAGAATGGAGTTTACTGAACTTCAACAACAGCATACACTGTACTCTGATTATAAGGATGGTGACAGTCTTAAAATACCATTATGAAAGGTTAGGGAGGGCAGACTTTATAGGGCTTTAGGACAAACGCACTAAGTAGCATGCCCCATTGTAGCAACACCTGAGAAGGAGAAACACTTAACACATAGTATCGATGTACACTTTCAGCTGCAAAGATGGCAGATTTTCCAAGctccagcacagaagtaaagaagTAGTTTTGCGTTCCAAATCAAATGCCTACCCCAGCCTGAACACTAGGCTAGAATGGGCACTGGATATGTAGCAAGTGCCATCTTAGAATTTTGAAGCTGATGGGTTCACTGAAAGAATGGTACAATGCCTGAACTAAGACATGCCTTACTTCAGTATTTCTTCTCTGCATTGTCTCTGCGTTGCAAAGCAAGCTATGGCCCACATTTTGATCTCAACACCAGTGTGAAACTGTTTCCCTCGCATATCCCATACGCCATGGCTTGGGGTTGCCACTGTTCGATTCTACGGAGATAGAAGAAATACGCTGATATTCAACTGATTGGAACAGTGAGAGAAAAAACCCACCATTTTCTATTTTAGGAAAACACCCCTCGCAATCGCAAGGCTTGTGGCTCAAATTCTGAGCTGCTGCAATACTACAAGGGAACTGAGCTGTCCCAACGTTTTCAGTTTTACATGGAGAATCATCTGTGGTTTATCGTACAGCAAGatacaaaaaaaggaaaaacaacaaaattcTCACCCGTCCTCCATACTGCAACATTGGAGCTGGAAGCACACGCCCAGTCACATGGGCCATCTCATCCCGAACTTTAAACTGAAACTCTTGAACAAATGGATCTGCATCATAATTTGCACTTCTTACCTGGGGAAAGGAGAAGTTTCCATGTTACAAAAACTCTTCAATTTTTAATCTGCATCTACAAATAAGACAACCAATAACAGAGCTGCATAAGTGTCCTCCTTTTCACTAACAGCAAAAACTAAGGATCATATAGAACTGTCCAACTTCATTTACCCAGCCATTGATTAACCAAAACTCTCATTCAAACCACTTGCCCCATGACACGAGATCTTACTCATATTCCCTTAAGTTACCCAAACATCAATTTATTCAATTTTTGCTGCTGCAAATATTTTGCATAAAAAGTGTATTGTATTAAAGAGTATCTAGCATGCATGACAATGCTGCTTCAAAACAAATTTTAGGTAAATCTAGTTATCTTGCTAAAGTACAGAAGTACCAATTAATTATAAAATTAATCTCTATTCTGTATATTGCTTGCAGGTATAACACGGAATTTTAATACTATTTGAAAAAGCTACCTAAAATTCAATTTTACTATTATATTACTAAGTCAGTGTGAAAATGGCCACTTGATGTTTAGACACTCCACAATATGCATATTCAGGGCATTCATCAAAGCAAATGTTTTGCTGCCCTCAGTGTGAAGGACAAACTAGGTTATGAAAATCCAACTGTTTTCAGTTCCCTTTGAATATTAGCACTCAAGAGAAGATCGTGAATTAGCCTTTTCAGCATCTTTCAGAAGAGCCTTATTCCTATCAAACACAAATTCTCAGTTGTCAGCTCAAAAGCACCTTTTTCAAATAGAAGTTATCCTTTAATTTTTTGTGATGTTATTCAAATAAAACGAGATATTTCCAACAGTTCCAAGTCAGGAAAATGTTAACGTGTTTTAGAAAGGTTGGTTTGGTCaggcagaaagagagaaaaaacaggacTGTCAAGTGGTGCTATTTAGCATATATTGAGGACGAATATTGCCCATTGGTTAGAGTGCTTGCCTGGGACATGGGAAACAGTTTCAACTTCCTgtttgccacaggcttcctgtagaACCTTAGGCAAGTTACTTAGTCTCCGTACATTAGCtccctccatctgtaaaatagggatggaatagtacttctctacctcacagcaCTGTTCAGAGTATATCAAaagattaaagattgtgaggtgttcagataatatgggaatgggagggggcagataagCACCGGAGGTAGGTAGGTAATTTACATACATTAATTGTCAGAACATCCCTGTAAGGCAGTTAAGAACTCTGTTCATTTTTCAGCTTGTTGATAATGTCAAAAATGAAGGTTTCATTCCTGCAAAAACaccagcacatgcttaactgtaagaACCTGaagttccattgactccaatgggagacCTCAgctgcttaatgttaagcacatgcttcagtgctttgctgaatcaggtacAAAGTAGCCAGTGTAAGGTCCATGATTAGAACACAGGAGTCCCTAACATTTCAGTCCTGGGCTCAGACCACACCTCTAATCCTTTAATTAGAGATCTCGAATTaaaaaacttttattaataaaatcaagGAGGGGAGGTACCAGACAGGTTCTGGTGGCCACGTGGGATGTGAAGATTATGGAACAGGGAGGTGAGGCTGAATGCTTGACCTAGATATTCTATTTAATGGGAGGGATCAGAGGAGTCATGGGAGCCTCCCTGTTCCATAATCTTCACATACCACGTGGCCACCAGAACCTGTTTGGTACCTGAGAATAAAGTAAGAGGCTTTCATAGCAAAGGACACAGATCGGGTCAGGTACAGAGAAATGGAATGGTCTTCACAAGTGCAATGCAGTTTAGTGAAGATGAACATGCTCATCCTCTGATACAGAAGTTATGAACTAACCAATCTGCTAATTTCCTCTTGTCTATCTGGGGCAGATCTTGCTGTTGCTTTTATCATAGTTGATGTCTGATTGTCTGTTAGCTTCTTGATACATCGCTGGCCTGCCACAATGTTACataccttaaaaaaaacaaaaaacaaaaaacaacacaaattGGTAGATACAATTGCAGTCTTTACAGATGCAGCACTCCTAATATTACACAGGGAATTATGCAGTGACTACATGCAAATCTTCTATATACATGTAGCTGATACTTAAATCTATTTTTCATAGTGACTTGATTAGTATCCATACTAATAAAAGGAAAAGATTGTCTGGTTTAAAGTTTCTCTCTATTTGTAGTAAAACCAAAGCAGTAACAATAAAAGAATGATAACATATATAAATATGCTAAACTGCTTATACTGCATGAGAAATAAATTAACACTCTGCAAAAAGATGCTACTGGACTAAAACACCAATTTATCAGAATCATTACTTCTAGAGGCAGGTAGGTATGTTTCTGCTCCTGTCCCACTTGTagacaaggaagatgaggatatTTCAGCTGGAGGTTATACTTCTCTCTGAAGTACTGTGCTACTGTTCTCTCAACTGTCTGGCCGTTTTCTAACTGTAAAGGGAAGCTGGAAAGACAGCACAAGAATTTTAGTCAAAATAGCATTGAAAGTTTAACTACCAGAATTCTCCAAAATGATTTTAATAAACTCTCAGTCCATCCCTCCAAGTATTTGATGTTAGGGCAAGCTGCTACACATTCTCCACTCTGACAAATGTCTGCTTACGTTTGATGACTGGCAGGTCTCCTTGTTACATTACAAACACGGTATTTCCGTCTCATTGTTCCACAGTGAGTCACTTCAACCTTCAGACCTGTATGAAAGCAACAAGAAAAAACAATGTCATGCAACATATACATGTTAAGTGTTTGCATAAGTTTCTTATAACAGTACACACAACAGTCAAGAACTCTTGAGTGTTAAATAGATGCAATGATCTTATGGCACAGTGTTAGAAACTCATGTTCTGCATTTAATGCATTATTTGATTTCTGACTTTCATTTAAGAggtatgttattttaaaatatttctaatagTGGAGAATCAtgagtttcttttaaaaataaatcctagcTACAATACATGCAATTCAAAGTAATTTATAATTCCAGGTGAAGCTGTTACACTAATTTTAAGATAAGTGAGACTAGCCTGATGGAGACTGAAGTCTGGATTCAAAAATATAGTTTTCTGTTCAGGTTCTCAAAGGGCAGCAATGCCCTTTTTGCCCATGGTGACCAATTCCAATGCACCCTAGGACTGAGGAACCATATCTGTACCAAGGGGATAAGTAAGATAGTTTAAAAATTACTTTCCTAGGCGATTTCTCCCACTTATATCAATTAGCTTTAATCAGTATTTTAACTAACTtgctttattttcattgcaaCATCAAGATTTCTAAATTCTAGAGATTTGTCATTAGTTTTCTGTACAATCTTGAGTAGCTGAAGTTAAGATCTAGTCCATGCTCTAAGCATGAGCAGAACCCTGATTCTATATGCTTTCCTTCTTCTTTTGCACCATAGTTATAGGAGTTGATTGCACAGTTGG from the Emys orbicularis isolate rEmyOrb1 chromosome 23, rEmyOrb1.hap1, whole genome shotgun sequence genome contains:
- the LOC135893680 gene encoding protein argonaute-3 — its product is MVQHFKVTIFGDRRPVYDGKRSLYTANPLPVATTGVDLDVTLPGEGGKDRPFKVSIKFVSRVSWHLLHEVLTGRTLPEPLELDKPISTNPVHAVDVVLRHLPSMKYTPVGRSFFSAPEGYDHPLGGGREVWFGFHQSVRPAMWKMMLNIDVSATAFYKAQPVIQFMCEVLDIHNIDEQPRPLTDSHRVKFTKEIKGLKVEVTHCGTMRRKYRVCNVTRRPASHQTFPLQLENGQTVERTVAQYFREKYNLQLKYPHLPCLQVGQEQKHTYLPLEVCNIVAGQRCIKKLTDNQTSTMIKATARSAPDRQEEISRLVRSANYDADPFVQEFQFKVRDEMAHVTGRVLPAPMLQYGGRNRTVATPSHGVWDMRGKQFHTGVEIKMWAIACFATQRQCREEILKGFTDQLRKISKDAGMPIQGQPCFCKYAQGADSVEPMFRHLKNTYSGLQLIIVILPGKTPVYAEVKRVGDTLLGMATQCVQVKNVIKTSPQTLSNLCLKINVKLGGINNILVPHQRPSVFQQPVIFLGADVTHPPAGDGKKPSIAAVVGSMDAHPSRYCATVRVQRPRQEIIQDLASMVRELLIQFYKSTRFKPTRIIFYRDGVSEGQFRQVLYYELLAIREACISLEKDYQPGITYIVVQKRHHTRLFCADRTERVGRSGNIPAGTTVDTDITHPYEFDFYLCSHAGIQGTSRPSHYHVLWDDNCFTADELQLLTYQLCHTYVRCTRSVSIPAPAYYAHLVAFRARYHLVDKEHDSAEGSHVSGQSNGRDPQALAKAVQIHQDTLRTMYFA